The following are encoded in a window of Bdellovibrio svalbardensis genomic DNA:
- the atpD gene encoding F0F1 ATP synthase subunit beta, with amino-acid sequence MAFGKVKQVLGPVVDVEFEGGELPAINSALRVTNKFISETEYNLVLEVAQHLGDGVVRAISMDQTEGLVRGEKVKALGTQITAPVGRESLGRIINVVGEPIDEQGPVNAKEHWGIHRAAPKFEEQATSAAMLMTGIKVVDLLAPYAKGGKIGLFGGAGVGKTVLIQELIRNIATEHGGFSVFAGVGERTREGNDLWQEMKQSGVLAKTSLVFGQMNEPPGARARVALTGLTVAEYFRDVENQDVLFFVDNIFRFTQAGAEVSALLGRIPSAVGYQPTLATEMGALQERITSTKKGSITSVQAVYVPADDYTDPAPATTFTHLDATTNLDRDIAAMAIFPAVHPLTSTSRLLDPTVIGEEHYKCARDVQALLQRYRELQDIIAILGMDELSESDKLVVSRSRKIQRFLSQPFFVAEQFTGLPGKYVDIKDTVKGFKEILEGKHDALPEQAFYLVGTIEDVIEKAKKLQA; translated from the coding sequence ATGGCATTCGGTAAAGTAAAACAGGTATTGGGTCCCGTAGTGGACGTTGAATTTGAAGGCGGAGAACTTCCTGCAATCAATTCTGCTCTTCGTGTTACAAATAAATTTATCTCTGAAACTGAGTATAACCTTGTTCTAGAAGTTGCCCAACATTTGGGTGACGGTGTTGTTAGAGCAATCTCTATGGACCAAACTGAAGGTTTGGTTCGTGGTGAAAAAGTTAAGGCATTGGGAACTCAAATCACTGCACCAGTTGGCCGTGAATCTTTGGGTCGAATCATCAACGTAGTTGGTGAACCAATCGACGAACAAGGTCCAGTAAATGCAAAAGAACACTGGGGTATCCATAGAGCTGCTCCTAAGTTCGAAGAGCAAGCGACATCTGCAGCAATGTTGATGACTGGTATCAAAGTCGTCGACCTTCTTGCTCCATACGCAAAAGGTGGAAAGATCGGTTTGTTCGGTGGTGCGGGCGTTGGTAAAACAGTTCTTATCCAAGAATTGATCCGCAACATTGCTACTGAGCATGGTGGTTTCTCTGTGTTCGCAGGCGTTGGAGAGCGTACTCGTGAAGGTAATGACTTGTGGCAAGAGATGAAACAGTCTGGCGTATTGGCCAAGACTTCACTTGTATTCGGTCAAATGAATGAACCTCCTGGAGCACGTGCGCGTGTTGCATTGACTGGTTTGACTGTTGCTGAATACTTCCGTGACGTTGAAAACCAAGACGTTCTTTTCTTCGTAGATAACATCTTCCGCTTTACACAAGCTGGTGCCGAAGTTTCTGCGTTGTTGGGTCGTATCCCTTCTGCCGTTGGTTACCAACCAACTTTGGCAACTGAGATGGGTGCCCTTCAAGAGCGTATTACTTCAACTAAAAAAGGTTCGATCACTTCAGTTCAAGCGGTATACGTACCAGCCGATGACTACACGGATCCAGCTCCTGCAACAACATTTACTCACTTGGATGCGACTACGAATCTAGACCGTGATATCGCAGCTATGGCGATCTTCCCTGCGGTTCATCCATTGACGTCTACTTCACGTCTTTTGGATCCAACTGTTATCGGTGAAGAGCACTATAAGTGCGCTCGTGACGTTCAAGCTTTGCTTCAACGTTACCGTGAACTTCAAGATATCATCGCGATCCTTGGTATGGACGAGTTGTCTGAATCAGATAAACTTGTTGTATCTCGTTCTCGTAAAATTCAACGTTTCTTGTCTCAACCGTTCTTCGTTGCTGAGCAGTTCACAGGTCTTCCAGGTAAATACGTGGATATCAAAGACACTGTTAAAGGCTTCAAAGAGATTCTTGAAGGTAAACATGACGCTCTTCCTGAGCAAGCATTCTACCTTGTTGGAACTATCGAAGACGTTATCGAGAAAGCTAAAAAACTTCAGGCATAG
- the atpH gene encoding ATP synthase F1 subunit delta: MKVNEVSKRYAKALLAVAKQKGMHAKAFAELQTVADSFNKDAAISAYFENPMISSTEKVTAITNAFQGKGLSEEVFNTLMLMAKKNRIQFLPEVALAFQGFLDIEEGVTRGTVRSAQPLSAEAQKELESKVSKILNKKIVLTYQQDPKLLGGAVAQVGGWTFDDSIETHLTKLNEELNRRAN; this comes from the coding sequence ATGAAAGTAAATGAAGTATCTAAAAGATATGCGAAAGCCCTTCTTGCTGTAGCAAAGCAAAAAGGCATGCATGCGAAAGCATTCGCTGAATTGCAAACGGTTGCGGATTCTTTTAATAAAGACGCGGCTATTTCTGCATACTTTGAAAATCCAATGATCAGCTCTACTGAAAAAGTAACGGCGATCACAAATGCATTCCAAGGAAAAGGTCTTTCTGAAGAAGTTTTCAACACACTGATGTTGATGGCTAAGAAGAACAGAATCCAATTCCTTCCAGAAGTTGCTCTTGCGTTCCAAGGTTTCTTGGATATCGAAGAAGGTGTAACTCGCGGAACTGTACGCTCAGCTCAACCATTGTCAGCTGAAGCACAAAAAGAACTCGAGTCGAAAGTAAGCAAGATCCTTAATAAAAAGATCGTTTTGACTTACCAACAAGATCCTAAGCTTTTGGGTGGCGCAGTTGCTCAAGTAGGCGGATGGACTTTCGACGACAGCATCGAAACTCACTTAACGAAATTGAATGAAGAATTAAACAGGAGAGCCAACTAA
- the atpA gene encoding F0F1 ATP synthase subunit alpha, whose protein sequence is METTIRADEISRVLKEQINQYNKKIEVSETGSVLSVGDGVARIYGLENAMAGELVEFPGEIYGMVLNLEEGHVGAVLFGEDRHIKEGDTVKRTKKIVSVPVGEALLGRVVDALGNPIDGRGPINTPHSRIVETKAPGIVYRHPVEEPLQTGIKAIDALVPIGRGQRELIIGDRQTGKTTIAVDTIINQKGQNVQCFYVAIGQKQSTVALVVEKLRAAGALEYTTIIAANASDSAPLQYLAAYSGTAMAEYFRDTGRHALIVYDDLTKQAQAYRQLSLLLRRPPGREAYPGDVFYCHSRLLERASKLSADKGGGSLTALPIIETQAGDISAYIPTNVISITDGQIFLESDLFYKGIRPAISVGKSVSRVGGAAQIKAMKQVAGSMKLELAQFRAMEAFAAFASDLDKATQQQLARGRRLVEVLKQPQYQPVKVEEQIVMIFAASNAFIDSYPESDAKRYEVEMVEFLKNKHSDIIKTISEKKAIGDDTKKALLAALNEFKAIFQPSNK, encoded by the coding sequence ATGGAAACTACAATCCGTGCCGACGAGATCAGTCGCGTTCTCAAAGAGCAAATCAATCAATACAATAAGAAGATTGAAGTTAGTGAAACAGGTAGCGTTCTTTCAGTAGGTGACGGGGTTGCCCGCATTTATGGTCTTGAAAACGCAATGGCTGGTGAACTTGTTGAGTTCCCAGGCGAAATCTACGGAATGGTGTTGAACCTTGAAGAAGGTCACGTAGGCGCCGTACTTTTCGGTGAAGATCGCCACATTAAAGAAGGCGACACTGTTAAAAGAACTAAGAAAATCGTTTCTGTCCCAGTTGGTGAAGCGCTTCTAGGTCGCGTTGTTGACGCTCTAGGAAACCCAATCGACGGTCGTGGCCCTATCAATACTCCTCACAGCCGTATCGTTGAAACTAAAGCCCCTGGTATCGTTTACCGTCATCCAGTTGAAGAGCCACTTCAAACTGGTATCAAAGCTATCGACGCTCTTGTACCAATCGGACGTGGTCAACGTGAGTTGATCATCGGTGACCGTCAAACTGGTAAAACGACTATCGCGGTTGACACTATCATCAACCAAAAAGGTCAAAACGTTCAGTGCTTCTACGTAGCTATCGGTCAAAAACAATCGACTGTTGCTCTTGTTGTAGAAAAATTGCGTGCAGCGGGTGCTCTTGAGTACACGACTATCATCGCAGCCAATGCATCTGACTCGGCTCCACTTCAATACCTTGCTGCATACTCTGGTACAGCAATGGCGGAATACTTCCGTGATACTGGCAGACATGCTTTGATCGTTTACGATGACTTGACGAAACAAGCTCAAGCTTACCGTCAATTGTCTCTTCTTCTTCGTCGTCCTCCAGGACGTGAAGCTTACCCAGGAGACGTGTTCTATTGCCATAGTCGTCTTCTTGAGCGTGCTTCTAAATTGTCTGCAGATAAAGGCGGCGGTTCATTGACTGCGTTGCCAATCATCGAGACACAAGCGGGAGACATCTCTGCTTACATCCCTACAAACGTTATCTCTATCACTGATGGTCAGATCTTCCTTGAATCAGACTTGTTCTACAAAGGTATCCGTCCGGCTATCTCTGTGGGTAAATCTGTATCTCGCGTGGGTGGTGCTGCTCAGATTAAAGCGATGAAACAAGTTGCGGGTTCTATGAAACTTGAACTTGCTCAATTCCGTGCGATGGAAGCATTCGCTGCGTTCGCTTCTGACTTGGATAAAGCGACTCAACAACAGTTGGCTCGTGGTCGTCGTCTTGTGGAAGTTTTGAAACAACCACAATACCAACCAGTAAAAGTTGAAGAGCAAATCGTAATGATCTTCGCAGCTTCTAACGCATTCATCGATAGCTATCCTGAATCAGATGCTAAGAGATACGAAGTTGAAATGGTAGAGTTCCTGAAAAACAAGCACTCTGACATTATCAAAACGATTTCTGAGAAGAAGGCGATCGGCGACGATACTAAAAAAGCGTTGTTGGCAGCTCTTAACGAGTTCAAAGCTATCTTCCAACCTTCTAACAAGTAA
- the atpG gene encoding ATP synthase F1 subunit gamma yields MASLKDIRARIESTKNTQQITKAMKLVSAAKLRKAQNNIVNMRPYALTLRKVIADIAVTNKVSHPLMEKKEQVKNVLLVVITSDRGLCGAFNSNINKFTEAYYKENKEKLEKIDFLFIGRRGHDYFIRRDIKPIDYITKLDKDISYELASKVANRVMNDYLEGSYDEVRIIHNEFKSAISQIVVAETILPIDLGLTTFNVENETATDFAVDMIFEPAPEAIIKELLEKHFDLQVYRCMSESVAGEHGARMSAMESATNNAKEMINKLTLTYNKLRQEKITTELTEIVSGAEALK; encoded by the coding sequence ATGGCAAGCTTGAAGGATATCCGGGCTCGAATTGAGTCCACAAAAAACACCCAGCAGATCACGAAAGCTATGAAGCTCGTGTCTGCTGCAAAGTTGAGAAAGGCGCAGAATAACATCGTTAACATGCGTCCTTATGCTCTGACTTTGCGAAAGGTGATTGCGGATATCGCTGTGACTAATAAAGTTTCGCATCCGTTGATGGAGAAGAAAGAACAAGTAAAGAATGTTTTGCTTGTTGTTATCACCTCTGATCGTGGTCTATGCGGCGCTTTCAACAGCAATATCAACAAATTTACTGAAGCTTATTATAAAGAAAACAAAGAGAAACTCGAAAAAATTGATTTCTTATTCATCGGTCGTCGTGGCCATGACTACTTTATCAGAAGAGATATCAAGCCGATTGATTACATCACGAAGCTAGATAAAGACATCTCTTACGAGTTGGCTTCTAAAGTCGCAAATCGCGTGATGAACGATTACCTTGAGGGTAGCTACGATGAAGTTCGTATTATCCACAATGAATTCAAATCTGCGATTTCTCAAATTGTCGTCGCTGAAACAATCTTGCCAATTGATCTTGGCTTGACGACTTTCAACGTTGAAAACGAGACTGCGACTGATTTTGCTGTCGACATGATTTTCGAACCTGCTCCTGAAGCTATTATCAAAGAACTTCTTGAGAAGCATTTCGATCTTCAAGTTTACAGATGTATGTCTGAATCGGTTGCCGGCGAACATGGTGCTCGTATGAGCGCGATGGAGTCAGCGACGAATAATGCGAAAGAGATGATCAATAAACTCACTCTGACATACAACAAATTGAGACAAGAAAAAATTACTACAGAATTGACTGAAATCGTATCGGGCGCGGAAGCGCTTAAATAG